CGTCGACTTGCCCGAGCCGGTCTTGCCAGCGATGAGCATATGCTGGGCGGTGCCGCGTCCCAGCCGTAAGAACTGTCGCTTGGTGGCGCCGGCGCGGCCAATGGCCACGTCGATGCCGCGCCCGCTATCCGAGGTCCAATACTGGTCGGGCTTGGGCGCGATGAACTCGAACGGCACCTCGACGCGGTTGGCGTTGCGGGCCCCCTCGCCGACTTTGTGAATGATCTGGTTGAACTGCTCGGCGTCGGGCAGCCCGTCCAATTGCAGCGGAAACCGCTCGAACGTCTCATCCTTCCACACGAATGCCTCGTCGCGCCACACCAGCTTGGCGGCGCTCGCTTCCAGATCGGCTATACGAAACCCGTGCGGCAGCGGCAGCTTGGTATCGACGCTGATCAACGTGTACACGCCGCATCGCGCGCCGGTCGTGGCCACGGCCATCAGATAACGCATGGCCGCATCGGTGAAGCCGAACGGAAAGTTCGCCACCACGACCACGCGGAACGGCTCGGCTACCTCGCCGGCCTGATCGTTGTAATGCTCGATGCTTTCGTATTCGTTGCGCAGATATTTCTGAATGACGTTCGACATGTGAACCGTCATGTCGGACAGTCGCTGCTCGATCTGTTGCGGCTCGGTCCAGATACGTCCGCTGACCAAGGCCTCTTCGTAGTCGGCCAGATGCATGAAGCCGGCGAAGTTCTGGCCGAGCCCGACGGGATCGATGATCGTGAACCGGACTTTGCCCGGCGGCGCGGCGGTCAGGATGCGCAGCATCACCGACTGCAACACGTCGACTGCGCGACTACGTCCCACACCGGCTGCGCGCAACAGCAACGAACAGCGGCGTGGAAAATCGAGCAAGGCCGGCATGGTGTAAACGGCCTGGTGCTGCTGGGCCAGGCGGCGGTCCTCGAGGTCCGCGGCCAGCCGATCGAAGCGAACCGTCAACTGGCCAAAGCGGACGCCGTGGACCAACTGTTCCGGCGGCTGCCAAGAGTCGATCGCGGCCTGATCCCACTCGGGGAACGCCTTGTTCGTGTCGGCGACGAGTTGCGCGATTTCACCTTCGGCCTGGGCCACGCCATCGCGCCAGCGGGTCAGCGCCGCCTGGGCTTCTGACTGGGCCCGCGCGGCGAGCGACTGCATTTCGTGCTCGGCCCGCTGCCGCTCGTCGGTCATTCCCTTTTCATGCCCGGCGGTCGCCTCGGCCAATTGATGCGCGTGCTGCTGTTTACATTGCGTCAGATCGGCTTCGTACGTGGCCCGCAGTTCGGCCATCTTCGGCGGGTATTTGGCTTCGAGGCGCGCCAACTCTTCGTCGCGGCGCTGGCGCGCGGCGTCGCGAGCGGATTGATATTTCTCGTTGGCCTTGGACATTTCTTCCTGGTGGCGCGTGGCAATTTCGGCCTGCTCCTTCTGAAATCGCGCCGTGGCGACTTCCATCGTGTGTTGCCTGAGCAATTCGGCATCGACCAACGCCTGGCCCAGCGGATCGAAGACTTGCCGCACCTTGCCGCGAGCCAGCAGGTACAACGCCAGATCGATTCCGCCGCCGATTAGCACGCCCGCCACGCCGCTGATCGCAATCCACGAGATATGCCACTCGGTCAGCCGCCCCGCCGGGTAGATCAGCGCCAGCCAGACGAACAACACGATGAAGAACGGCCCCACGCCGGCAAAGAACTTCAACAGTGGATGGCCGAGCAACCGGGCCAGCAGGACTTCGGCCTGCTCTTGTCGCTGGACGAATGCCACCACCGGGTCAGCCACCGTGGTCAGGTCGGGCGACCCCTCGGTGTTGATCGCCGGCGCGCGAAACAGCCGGCATTCGGCCAGCCAGGCCCGCGCTTCTTCGCCAATTTGCATCAGCCGTTCGGCGCGAGCTTTGACCTGCTTGTCAAACTCCATGAAGTCGCGCTTGGGCTTGTTGCGAGTGGCGTCGAACGTGGTCTGCGTTTCCCAGCCCACCTCGCTGAGCGACTTCTTGGTGTTCGTCTTTTCAGCTTCGTAACGAGCCAGCGCCCGCTGCTTGAGCGTCTGGTATTCTTGCTGCGCGGTGCCGAACTCGAGCTGAAACCGCCCTTCGAGTTCCTGCATTGTGTGCGTGTAAGTCGCCTCGGCATGCTGCCGAGTGCGATCACGCTGGGAATCGATCAGCAACTGGTTCTGGTCGGCTTGCTCGACCGCGGCTACGCGTCCGCTGGCCAATTGCTTTTCGGCGGTGGCAATCTGGGTCTGGCATTGGCGCAGCAACTCCTCGAGCGCCCGAAGCGCCCCTTGCTGACGATCGATTAGCGATGGCTCACTCATGGACTACCGACTCGGGCTTTCCTTGCTCGTGGACTTCGTTCGGATGGGCCGGCGCCGACTCGTCTCGACGCTTCACCTCAGTCTGGATGGAATCGACTAACTGCATTCCTCAACGGCTTTCGTCATGATTTGCGACAGCCGATTGACCGCCTTGAGGAACCCGGTCACGTCGGGCTCCAACGGCTCGATGTGCTTTTCCTCGAACCGCTTGCTGACCGGATCGTTCCAGACGTCGAGCGTGTCGTCCCACCGCGCCAACAGGGTGCGATAGGAATGGCTGAGCGTGCTCGAAACGATGCTTAAATCGCCGTTGTGCATGGCTCTTAACTGGTGCGCTGGCGGCCACGTGGGGCGGCCGCCTAGGGTAATAAACGATTATTGCGTCGCTTGGGACTGCCCTTTTTCGGAACTTGTTGCACCGCCGGAAGTTGCCGCCGCAGCCTGGGCCGGTTTCGCTCCCTCGGGCGCTCCCGTGGGGGTCAACTCGGGGTAAACCGGAGCGGCTTGAACGACCGGCTCTAGCGCCGGTTGGTCGGTGGCCGCAACAAAGCCGATGTACGCCTCCAGAGCCGCGATCGACTGTTCCAACCAGGTAGCCGCCTGGGGAATTTCGACATCCAGCCGGCTCCCCAAGACCTGGGACGGGCCACGAAAGTCTTCCACTTCCTGTTGCAGCACCAATGCCCAGTGCCTTACCTTCTCGAGCTTTTCCTCGGCGGCGGCCAGGGCCGCCTTGGCCTTGGCCAACAGCACTTTCTGCTCGGTGCAGGCTGGCGGCTCGCCGGCGGCATTCTTACTCATCATGCACCGGCTCAGCTCCATCTTGGCTTCGTTCACGCGCTCTTCGCGGCGGCGAATCTCTTGCTGCCAGTACTTGGCCTGGTCGTGGCACAGCCAGTCAAGCGTGCGACGGATTTCGACCTGGACGGTGGCCAGTGCCTGGTTTCCCCCGTCACGAAAGTTGAGAATCGCCACGCGAAAGTCGCGCAAGGCGTCAATCGAACGAACATTGGCTGCCTGGTTCAAGCCTCACCTGCCTTCGGGTTGCGCCGCCCAAGAGTCGCCCCAGTTCAAGCCGGGCGAGCCTCCAAATCGGTCGCGACCTCGACCCATTACCGTTGATGCAGATACTCTTCAATCCGTTCCGCCTTGCGCAACAGAAACGGCACATGCTGCCCAGCCGCTTCCTGGAACCGACCGATAGCGACGGTTGTCTGGTCGAACTCGGCCACGAACTTTTCATGTTCCTGGTCGCGCCAAGTCTGCCCCAGCGTCATCAGTTGCGAACGAAGCAACGACATCTGGTTTTGCAACTCGGCGCTGAATTGCTTCAGATTGTTGGCGAAGCGCCGCAATTCCTGGGGATCGACGACTGCTTGTGACATGTTCCACCCTGCGAGAAAGGCGCGCAGCACCAGGGTTCCGCGAAACATTGGAAAACCAACACCCACGGCCCAGCTAGTGGAGCGCAAGACAAGTTCCGCTTTCAGCTTACAGCAACCCGCACGCGAAGTAAATTATTAGGTGGCGCGGGCAACCGGGCTAGCCCGCCGATTGCCGGTGCTGCATGTAATAGCGCTGGACTTCCGCCACGCAGCAGCGTCCGTCGAAGGCGGCCGTCTCGCAGCGGGCCTCGGCGGATTTGGCCTTGGCAATCATCTCGCGCAGCCGCGCCACGCTGCCGGCGGCGATCTCGTCGTCGATGTCTTGCCGCGTCAGGCCAAAGCAGGCGCACATCGGCGCTTCGGGATCCTTGGGATAGACCGGCCGCCCGATGTCTTCGATGGTGATCACCCGATCGAACTGATCGAAGTAAACCACCGAGCAGGCCGGATAAGGACAGAAGTTCGCCGGGTTGGCGACGCGGCCGTGAAAGTCGGCCCCCAAGTGCGCGGCCAACGTCCGGTCGTTGACCACCGTCCCCAGCGAACCGCAACGAGGACAATGGACCGGTCCCGATTGATCGGGCTCCTTGATGAAAGCTTTGTTCATGGCTTGCTGCTGGCGGGTTCTGACTTGGCGGCGGGCTCAGCCTTCGCCGCCGATGCTTTGTCCACGGGCTTGGTCGGCGCGAGCTTGGCTCGCCATTCAGTGGCCTCGGCCGGTTTGTTCCAGGCTTCGTACAACGTGACGATCCGTTGCAAGGCCTGCCGCGTCGGCGATCCCAGCCCGTAGCGCAGGTTCAGGATAGCGAAGCTTTCGATCAACAAAGGCTCGGCCTCGGCGTATTTCCCTTGCTTGGTCAGACAGGCCCCCCAAGTGTTCTCGGCCTCGGCCGTGTGAACATTCCCTTCGTGTAAGTGTTTGTTCCCTTGCTCGACCGCCTCGCGCAGCAAAGGCTCCGCCTCGGACACCCGATTACGATTCAGCAGCGCCTCGCCCAACATCGTCAACGTCTCGACCAGTTCGGCCGGGTCGGCGGCCGAACCGGCGCGCCGCGCTTCGATCAACGAGCGGAGCAGCTTTTCTCCTTCGTCCCATTTCTGCTCACGGAGCGAGGCCGCGGCCAGGTTTCGTTGTGCCCAGAGGGTTTCGGCGTGCAGCGGGCCGAGTTGTTTCGTCCGTTCGTCGAGCGCCTTGCGCAACAGCGACTCGACCTCGTCTTGCTTGCCTTCGTTGGACAGCACCACCACCAAGGTGTCGAGCGTGCGCATGGTCTCGGGATGATCGGCCCCCAAGGTCTGACGACGTGTCTCGAGCAGCGACCGCACCAACGTCTCGGCCTCGGCTAGTTCCGCCTTGGCCATCAGGACCGAAAGCAAATCGTCCGCGGCATTCAACGTCTCGGGATGTTTCGGGCCAAGCACTTTGCGATGCAGATCATAACTCTCGCGGATCATTGGCTCGGCCTCGCGCCACTTGTCCTCGGACATGAACAACTGCCCCAGCCCACTCATCGCCAACAGCGTGTCCGGATGTTCGGCCCCGAGCACGCGACGGCAAATCTCGTAATTTTGGCGCACCAACGGTTCGGCCTCGCCCAACTTGCCGAGCGCTTGCAGCGTGACGGCCAGGTTGTTCATTGTCACGAGGGTCAACATATGTTCCGGGCCAAGCACGCGACGCTGGGCGTCGAGTACGTCGCGCAGTAGTTTTTCGGCCTCGTCGAACTTTCCTTCGGCTTGCAGCACCATCGCCAGGTTGGCCAGCGCCTGGAGCGTGTTAGGATGTTCGGGGCCCAAGGTTCGCTTGCAGGCTTCGACATTGGCGCGGACTAGCGGCTCGGCCTCGGTGGCCTTGCCCTCGGCCTGCAATAGTCGAGCTAGGTTGTGCCGGGCAACGAGAGTTTGCTGATGGTCGGAGCCAAACACTTGCTGGCTGGCGGCCAAGGTCTGTTCGATCAACGGCTTGGCCTCGCGCAGCCGCCCCTGGTCCTGCAACAGAATCGCCAGTTGATTCATCGTCACCAACGTGTCGGGATGCTCGGGCCCCAGCACTTTGGTGCGTGCCGCCAGGACTTTGCTGTAGAGCTTTTCGGCGTCCTCGCGCCGCCCCATTTCCTTGAGCAACACCGCCAGATTGTGTTGAGCATTGAGCGTATAGGGCGCGTCGCTGCCGAGCTTGGTGGCCAACTTTTTGGTGGCCGTCGTCATCAAGGGCTCGGCCTCGGCCAACTTGCCTTCGGCCTGCCAGGCACACGCCAAGCTCGACGCCGCCAACAATGTCTCGGGTTCATCCTCGCCCAAAGTCTGTCCGTACAACTCGTAGGCACGCTTGAACAGCGGTTCGGCCTCGGCCGATTCGCCACGAGCCAGCAGCAATTGGGCCAGGTTCATCTGCGCGCCAAGCGTCAGCGGATCCTTCTCGCCCAAGTTTCTAAGTCGAGCTTCGTACGAGCGGCGATACAGCGGCTCGGCTTCGGCCAGTTTCCCCTGGGTCTTCAACAACTCGGCCAAATTGTTGACCGCCGCCAACGTGTCCTGACTGTCCGGCGTGAGAATCGACTCGTAAATCTGCAGCGCGCGGCGCAGGTGGGGTTCGGCATCGGCATAATCTCCCATCCGATGCAACGTCGTGCCGACCGTCGTGTGGACGGCCGCCTGGACCTCGGGCTCGTCGCGCAACGCGGCATCGATACGCGGCGTCACCTTGCGCAGCACTTCCTCGACCGTCACTTTGCGTCCTTGGGCCTTTTCGGGGGCCGCCGCCTCGATGATCTCGCGAACCAGAAAGTGATTGAACGCATCCGAGACCGCGGCGTTGCGCTTGGCGTCACCTTCGGCCAGCTTGGCATCTTCGCGAGCTTCGATGGCTTCGTTGCGCTGTTCGAGCGCTTCGTCGCGCAATACGTTCGATTCACGCCACTTCCACGTCACGCCAGCAAAGCCGGCCAGAAACACCACGATCAACAGGATAGTCAACCGCGCCACCACCGGGTTGTGCCGATACCAGCGGGCCAGGCGCTGCGGGATCGACGCGCGTCGCGCGGTGATCGGTTCGTCGTGCAAAAAGTGTTGCAGGTCGTTGGCCATGTCGGCCGCCGACTGGTAGCGGTGCCCCGGCTCGCGTTCCAGCGCCTTGAGCACGATCGTTTCGAGATCGAGCGGCGCCGTCGGGCAAATCTTGCGCAGCGGCGGCAGCTCGGCTTGGGTCACCTGTCGAATCAGGCTCTGCCGATCGTTGGCGTCGAACGCCGGTCGCAGAGCGATCAATTCGTACAGCGTCAGCCCCAGGGCATAGATGTCGGTTCGCGCGTCGTTCTGTCCCCGGAACGATTCCGGGGCCATGTACCGCAACGTGCCGACAATATCGCCGGTTTGGGTCAGGTTGTCGGTGTCGGTTGCCTTGGCCAGTCCAAAGTCGGTGATCCAGACCGTGCCGTCGGTGTCGAGCAACAAGTTGGCCGGCTTGATGTCGCGGTGCAGCACTCCTTGGCTGTGGGCGTAGGCCAGCGCGTCGGCCACCTGGTAACCAATCCGGGCCACGCTGTTCCAATAAGGTCGCGCGGCATTCAGTTCATGGGCTTCGTAAAGCTGCGGTGTCGCTGGCGAAGCGCTGGGGGCCGGGGCAGCTAATGACTTCCAAGAGTCGTCACCGCCGGTCAGGTCGCTGAGCTTTTGATGTCCCGACAGCAGAATCTGCGCCCAGTCGGTCACGGTCGAATCGGCCGGCGCCGCCTGGGCCGGGGCCTTGGCGGCGCGCGATGTCAGCGCGCCGGGAGTCTGCCGCTGCTGGCTCAGCCAGCGCAATTCGGTCAACAGCCCATCGATGCCGCGGCCGATGATGAACTGCATCACGTAATAGTGAATCCCCTGGTCGTCGCCAACGCCGAACACTGGCACGATGTTCGTGTGGTGCAGACGGGCTGCCGCCCGAGCTTCACGTTGAAACCGGGATAATTGCCGAGGATCGAGCAACGTGCTGGCCAGCAGAACTTTCAACGCCACGCGCCGTCCCAGCGAGCCCTGCTCGGCTTCGTAGACCACGCCCATGCCGCCGCGACCGATCTCGCGCACGATCTGGAAATCGCCCAGTCGCTCCAATCGAGCGTTGACCGGCGCTACGACAGCCCGAGACGCGGGAACCGAATGGGCCTCGGTCGCGTCGAAATGGATCGGATCGGACGTGTGGGCTTCGGTGGCGTCGATCAGACGGCGGCGCAGTTCGTCGGCGGCGTGGGGAAACTGAGCGATGTACGACTCGATTGGCACCGCTTGCCCCAGGTCGCGCAGCCGGTGGAACCGCTCGACCAGTTCCTGGGCGCCGGGCAGGTGGACCGATGTTTGATCGAGTGGTTCTCGTTCCATCGCAACTGTCGTCCCCCAGGCCGGTCTTGGATCGTAATGTGCCGTTACTACCCCTTGCCCTTGGCAGGCTTGATCTTAAGCGTTGGGCGCAATGATTTGAACACGCCGACCGCGGCATCTGGCCAAAAGCAAACCCTCGTTTTGCGACGTAGCATTAAGCGGTTTATGATGGCGTTTTTGCTGCTTTCAGTGCGGGCCGCCCGTATGGCCCGGCTCAGCGCTGTTGGACCTTGGACACCGCCAGAAACTCGTACCGCGGGGTATTTCGCTATGTTCGGCTGGTTTCGATTGACGCTTCCTATTGCCCTTTTGGTCGTGTGCCTTACCGAGCCGGCATGGGCCCAGGATCCTGATTTCGAGACCCAGCAGCGCGCCGCCGCCGACTTCATTGCGCTGGGGGGGAAAGTGCAGGCCGAGTTCCGCTTGCCCAATCGCCCGGTCCTGAAGGTAATGCTCCGCAACACCCGGGTGACCGATCCGCAATTGTCCGCCCTGCAATCGTTTCCGTACCTGCAATTCATCGACTTGGACAGCACCAGCATCACCGACGAGGGGCTGACCCATCTGGCCGGCTTGCAGTACCTGCAAACGGTCATCTTGAAGCACACCAAGATTACCAACGAGGGGGTCGCCAACCTCAAGCGAGCCTCCAAGCTGCAAGTGCTCGATCTGACCGGCACCAAGGTGACGGCCGCTTGCCTGAACTCGCTGCGCAATTGTGGCAAGCTGGAAGAATTGTCGCTGAGCGGCACGTTGGTGACTGACGAGGGGCTCGACTTCCGCGGCCTGACGGGGCTGCGCAAGCTGGACCTGGGCTCGACCAAGCTCACCGACAAGGGGGTCAAAGCGCTCGATCGGTTCGTCGACCTGAATTACCTGGCGCTTGATCACACGCCCGTCACCGATGCGTGCGTGCCGGTGCTGCTGCGGTTGGTGACGCTGAAGACGCTGAGGATCGATTCAACCGGCATCAGCGCTGCGTCGATCGACGCCCTGAAGGCCAAGATGCCCAAGCTGGAAATCGTGGCCAAGTAACCGCAGTCGCACTCGCGCGACAACGTCCCGGTTAATTGCGCCCGATCAACTTTTGTATTTGCTCCCAGGGACGCGTGTTGGCCACGTCGGCTTTGGCAAGGCCGGCGCGCCTCGCTTGCATGACGCCACAGCGGACCAGCGCCAGGCTTTCGGTGTCGTGAGCGTCGGTCGAGATCACGATCGGAATGCCATGCTCCTTGGCCATGGCACAATGGATGTCATCCAGGTCAAGCCGCGCTGGGTTGGAATTCAATTCCAGCAGCTTGCCGTAATCCGACGCCGCCTGCAGCACCGCGTCGAAGTCCAACTCGTATGGCTTGCGCCGACTGATGATCCGCCCCGTGGGGTGCGCGATGGCTGAAACATGAGGGGTTTTCAGGGCATCGACAATTCTCGCGGTGATCTGCTCGCGGGGTTGATTCTGGCCGTAGTGGACACTGGCCACCACCCAATCGGCCTCGGACAACACGTCATCGTCCAGGTCGAGCCCTCCCTTCTCAAGAATGTCGACCTCGACTCCCTTCAACACCTGAATCTTGCGACGGCTCTTGTTCAGCTTGTCGATCGCGCGCCACTCGGCGCGCAGCCGCTCGGCGTCGAGCCCGTGGGCCATCGTGACCCGCTTCGAGTGATCGGTGATGGCAATGTACTTCAGTCCGCGAGCTTCGGCGGCGTCGACCATTTCTTCGAGCGTGGCCTGCCCATCGGTGGCCGTGGTGTGCATGTGCAAATCGCCGAGCAGATCGTCAACTACAATCAACTTGGGAAGCTTCCCCTCGGCGGCCCATTCGAACTCGCGCCGCGCTTCGCGCAGCTCGGGCGGAAACAACGGCAAGTCGAGCGCCGCGTAAATCTGTTCCTCGCTTTGCCCGGCAATACTTTTCTCGCCGCGAAACACGCCGTATTCATTGATTTTCAGGCCGAGCCCCTTGGCGCGGGCGCGAAGCTCGATGTTGTGATCCCTGGAACCGGTGAAATAGAGCAGCGCCGCGCCGAAACTTTCGGCGGGCACCACGCGCAGATCGACCTGCAATCCCGACTTCAAGCGGAGCGAGAGCTTGGTGTCGCCGCGGCCGATGATGTCGGCCACGCTGGGAAAGCCAGCCAGCCGGTCCATCACGGCATTGGGCTCGTTGGCAATCGCCAGCAGGTCGACATCGCCGACCGTCTCCTTGCCGCGGCGGTAACTGCCAGCGGCTTCCAGGCGTTCGAGCCCAGGCGCCCCCTGGAGATGGTGCTTCAGCTCGCGCACGAAGCCGTCCGCTTCGATCCAGTACCAGCGTTTGTTCGCTTCGCCGGCCAGTTCAAGCCCCAGCAGGATCAGTTCCTCGGTTTTCTTGCCAAAACCTTTCAGGTGTTGCACGCGGTGTTGCTGACACGCTTCACGCAACTCGTCGAGCGTGCTGATGTTCAGTTCCTTCACCAGCGAAGCCGCCTTCTTCGGCCCCACGCCAGGAATGCGCAACAAGGCCATTGCCGAGGCGGGCACCTTGCTCCGCATCTCGGTCAACAGCGGCAACTCGCCGGTCGTCAACAGTCCCTGAATCTTGGCGGCCAGATCGTCGCCAATTCCCTCGATGTCGGTCAACTTCCGCTCGGGGTCGTTGGCCACGCTGCTGATTTGCTCAGTCAAGTCGCGCAATGTCCGCGCGGCATTACGATAGGCCCGGACGCGAAACGGATTCGCCCCCGTAAACTCGAGCAAACTGGCCAGTTCGTCGAAAGCGTCGGCAATTTCAGAGTTCGTCACGCACCTGGCTCCCACGTCAATGGTTGAAATGCGCCTGGGAAGTATTCTTTGGCTCTCGCGTCGCATCTTGCTCTTGAGCAATTCTCTCGCCCGAGCGGCGAGCGTACAATGGCCCAATGCCCAACGACACGACGATCTATCTCGACAATCACGCTACAACTCGCGTCGACCCGCGGGTGCTGGCGGCGATGCTCCCCTATTTCAGCGAGGAGTATGGCAACGCCGGCTCGACGCACCGATATGGACACGTGGCCAAGGACGCCGTTGACGCGGCCCGGCAAGCCATCGCCGCGTCGATCGGCGCGCAGCCCCGCGAAATTGTCTTTACCAGTGGCGCTACCGAGAGCAATAACCTGGCGCTGCGCGGCGTGTGCGAACGGCAACCGCTGCGCGGCAATCACCTGCTGAGCGTCGTCACCGAGCATCGCGCCATTCTCGATCCGCTGAGCCGGCTGACCAGCCGCGGCTTCGACGTCACGCTGCTGCCAGTGTTGCAAGCCTACGACCGCCTGGCGGGACGCTTGGAAGTCGATCGGTTTCGCGACGCGCTGACCGACAAGACGGTGCTCGTCTCGGTTATGTTGGCGAACAACGAGATCGGCGTGCTGCAACCGATTGCCGAGTTGGCCGCCTTGTGTCGCGAGCGGGGCATTCTGCTCCATTGCGACGCCACGCAAGCCGTCGGCAAAATCGCGGTTGACGTGCGTGCGCTGGGCGTCGATCTGATGAGCTTTACGGCGCACAAGATTTACGGGCCGAAGGGAATCGGCGCGTTGTACGTGCGGCGCAGCGCGCCGCCGGTTCGCTTGTTGCCCCAGATCACCGGTGGAGGTCACGAAGCCGGCTTTCGCAGCGGGACGTTGAACGTGCCGGGCATTGTCGGCCTGGCCGCGGCGCTCGAGCTGTGCCGAGTCGAGCAGGCAACGGAAGCCACGCGGCTCGGCGCACTGCGCGATCGCTTGTTCGCCGGCCTCGAAGCTGCGCTCGGCGGCATTACATTGAATGGCCCCGCCTTGGAACCCGCGCTGCGGTTGCCGGGAAACCTGAATGTCGGCTTTGCCGGGGTCGACGGCGAAGCGCTGATGATGGCCATGAAACGTCTGGCGGTCAGTTCCGGCGCTGCTTGCACCTCGATCAATCCCGAGCCGAGTCATGTCCTACGATCCCTCGGCTTGGGGGATGACCTGGCGCGTGCTAGCTTGCGATTCGGCATCGGCCGATTCAACACCGCCGACGAGATCGAAACAGCCATCGAGTTGGTAACCGAAGCGGTACAACGGCTTCGGCAACTTGCTAGCAGTGCCGACGTCTCGTGCGCTAAACGCTCGTAATGTTATGCCCGTTTAGTCGCAGGGCCATAGGTCCGCGCGCCGCTGGCAGCGCGAGCCCACACGTCCAACTGTTCTAGGTCGCACCACGCGCACGCGGTATCATTCCCCGGCGCGAAAACCGGCCTCGGCCGCGCGTCATCAATTAGCCCCGCAACGACTTAAGGCCAAGGATAGGCCCACCCTCCATGAGCACGGACGAAGCGCTCGACCCAACGCAGGTCGAACAGGCGCAGCGGCAAATTCGTCGGCTGGTCGAACAGACCGCCCAACTGTCGCGCCAGAACCTGGCGCCCGACGAGTTCTTTGCCCGCTTCCTCGACCATGCGGTCGCGGCCCTGGCCGCGCCGGCGGGGGCGGTTTGGCTGCGCGATGCCGACGCGGCGTTTGAGTTGGTGGGCCAGCAAAACATTGCCGAGACCGGCCTCGTGCCGTCGGACGAAGCGAGCG
This region of Planctomycetota bacterium genomic DNA includes:
- a CDS encoding AAA family ATPase, whose translation is MSEPSLIDRQQGALRALEELLRQCQTQIATAEKQLASGRVAAVEQADQNQLLIDSQRDRTRQHAEATYTHTMQELEGRFQLEFGTAQQEYQTLKQRALARYEAEKTNTKKSLSEVGWETQTTFDATRNKPKRDFMEFDKQVKARAERLMQIGEEARAWLAECRLFRAPAINTEGSPDLTTVADPVVAFVQRQEQAEVLLARLLGHPLLKFFAGVGPFFIVLFVWLALIYPAGRLTEWHISWIAISGVAGVLIGGGIDLALYLLARGKVRQVFDPLGQALVDAELLRQHTMEVATARFQKEQAEIATRHQEEMSKANEKYQSARDAARQRRDEELARLEAKYPPKMAELRATYEADLTQCKQQHAHQLAEATAGHEKGMTDERQRAEHEMQSLAARAQSEAQAALTRWRDGVAQAEGEIAQLVADTNKAFPEWDQAAIDSWQPPEQLVHGVRFGQLTVRFDRLAADLEDRRLAQQHQAVYTMPALLDFPRRCSLLLRAAGVGRSRAVDVLQSVMLRILTAAPPGKVRFTIIDPVGLGQNFAGFMHLADYEEALVSGRIWTEPQQIEQRLSDMTVHMSNVIQKYLRNEYESIEHYNDQAGEVAEPFRVVVVANFPFGFTDAAMRYLMAVATTGARCGVYTLISVDTKLPLPHGFRIADLEASAAKLVWRDEAFVWKDETFERFPLQLDGLPDAEQFNQIIHKVGEGARNANRVEVPFEFIAPKPDQYWTSDSGRGIDVAIGRAGATKRQFLRLGRGTAQHMLIAGKTGSGKSTLLHALITNLALNYSPDEVQLYLIDFKKGVEFKTYAQFQLPHAKVIAIESEREFGLSVLQRLDAELKHRGDMFRDMNVQDLNAYRQAGGKETLPRILFIVDEFQEFFVEDDKIAQDVSLLLDRLVRQGRAFGIHVHLGSQTLGGTYSLARSTLGQFAIRIALQCSEADANLILSEENSAARLLSRPGEAIYNDANGRSEGNNLFQVVWLSDDRHEYYLKAIRELAQSRGVTTAGQIVFEGNIPADITKNHLLAAAIEKPGPVSLSALAWLGDAIAIKDPTAAIFRRQSGANVLLIGQQSEAALAMMMITSVSLSAQQPGAKFLILDGQAPDAMHVDQLPRVAAMLPGTIEAGSIRDTARMIGAMSEELERRQANASLEQPPIYLMIYDLQRFRDLRKADDDFGFSRGAEKPSPSKQLVALLREGPPLGLHVIVWCDTLNNVQRCFDRQTLREFETRVLFQMSVSDSSTLIDSPQASKLGPHRALLHSEERGLLEKFRPYRLPEAWWLEQVTKTLRERLPAAGGATTSGDNGAPSSSGPANGSSHEPTPGDSSPAMS
- a CDS encoding WXG100 family type VII secretion target, which translates into the protein MSQAVVDPQELRRFANNLKQFSAELQNQMSLLRSQLMTLGQTWRDQEHEKFVAEFDQTTVAIGRFQEAAGQHVPFLLRKAERIEEYLHQR
- a CDS encoding serine/threonine protein kinase codes for the protein MEREPLDQTSVHLPGAQELVERFHRLRDLGQAVPIESYIAQFPHAADELRRRLIDATEAHTSDPIHFDATEAHSVPASRAVVAPVNARLERLGDFQIVREIGRGGMGVVYEAEQGSLGRRVALKVLLASTLLDPRQLSRFQREARAAARLHHTNIVPVFGVGDDQGIHYYVMQFIIGRGIDGLLTELRWLSQQRQTPGALTSRAAKAPAQAAPADSTVTDWAQILLSGHQKLSDLTGGDDSWKSLAAPAPSASPATPQLYEAHELNAARPYWNSVARIGYQVADALAYAHSQGVLHRDIKPANLLLDTDGTVWITDFGLAKATDTDNLTQTGDIVGTLRYMAPESFRGQNDARTDIYALGLTLYELIALRPAFDANDRQSLIRQVTQAELPPLRKICPTAPLDLETIVLKALEREPGHRYQSAADMANDLQHFLHDEPITARRASIPQRLARWYRHNPVVARLTILLIVVFLAGFAGVTWKWRESNVLRDEALEQRNEAIEAREDAKLAEGDAKRNAAVSDAFNHFLVREIIEAAAPEKAQGRKVTVEEVLRKVTPRIDAALRDEPEVQAAVHTTVGTTLHRMGDYADAEPHLRRALQIYESILTPDSQDTLAAVNNLAELLKTQGKLAEAEPLYRRSYEARLRNLGEKDPLTLGAQMNLAQLLLARGESAEAEPLFKRAYELYGQTLGEDEPETLLAASSLACAWQAEGKLAEAEPLMTTATKKLATKLGSDAPYTLNAQHNLAVLLKEMGRREDAEKLYSKVLAARTKVLGPEHPDTLVTMNQLAILLQDQGRLREAKPLIEQTLAASQQVFGSDHQQTLVARHNLARLLQAEGKATEAEPLVRANVEACKRTLGPEHPNTLQALANLAMVLQAEGKFDEAEKLLRDVLDAQRRVLGPEHMLTLVTMNNLAVTLQALGKLGEAEPLVRQNYEICRRVLGAEHPDTLLAMSGLGQLFMSEDKWREAEPMIRESYDLHRKVLGPKHPETLNAADDLLSVLMAKAELAEAETLVRSLLETRRQTLGADHPETMRTLDTLVVVLSNEGKQDEVESLLRKALDERTKQLGPLHAETLWAQRNLAAASLREQKWDEGEKLLRSLIEARRAGSAADPAELVETLTMLGEALLNRNRVSEAEPLLREAVEQGNKHLHEGNVHTAEAENTWGACLTKQGKYAEAEPLLIESFAILNLRYGLGSPTRQALQRIVTLYEAWNKPAEATEWRAKLAPTKPVDKASAAKAEPAAKSEPASSKP
- the polX gene encoding DNA polymerase/3'-5' exonuclease PolX produces the protein MRRESQRILPRRISTIDVGARCVTNSEIADAFDELASLLEFTGANPFRVRAYRNAARTLRDLTEQISSVANDPERKLTDIEGIGDDLAAKIQGLLTTGELPLLTEMRSKVPASAMALLRIPGVGPKKAASLVKELNISTLDELREACQQHRVQHLKGFGKKTEELILLGLELAGEANKRWYWIEADGFVRELKHHLQGAPGLERLEAAGSYRRGKETVGDVDLLAIANEPNAVMDRLAGFPSVADIIGRGDTKLSLRLKSGLQVDLRVVPAESFGAALLYFTGSRDHNIELRARAKGLGLKINEYGVFRGEKSIAGQSEEQIYAALDLPLFPPELREARREFEWAAEGKLPKLIVVDDLLGDLHMHTTATDGQATLEEMVDAAEARGLKYIAITDHSKRVTMAHGLDAERLRAEWRAIDKLNKSRRKIQVLKGVEVDILEKGGLDLDDDVLSEADWVVASVHYGQNQPREQITARIVDALKTPHVSAIAHPTGRIISRRKPYELDFDAVLQAASDYGKLLELNSNPARLDLDDIHCAMAKEHGIPIVISTDAHDTESLALVRCGVMQARRAGLAKADVANTRPWEQIQKLIGRN